In Salvelinus namaycush isolate Seneca chromosome 37, SaNama_1.0, whole genome shotgun sequence, the following are encoded in one genomic region:
- the LOC120030978 gene encoding serine/threonine-protein kinase Sgk1-like, producing the protein MFTRVKPSDFQYLKVIGKGSFGKVGASSESMYAVKVLQKQVILRKKERDVMVERSVLLKGLQHPFLVGLHFSFQTSHTLFFVLDYINGGELFYHLQREGAFPEPRATFYSAEMASALGYLHSLNIAYRDLKPENILLDSGGHVVLTDFGLCKEGVSVGGTMQTFCGTPEYLAPEVLLGHAYSGVVDWWGLGSVLYEMLHGLPPFYSRSKAEMFENILHAPLQLHRSVSQSARSLLQGLLERDCTKRLRGEQDLAELQGHTFFLSINWDDLLARKVPPPFIPNLMSWYYHCP; encoded by the exons agtGAAAGTATGTATGCTGTCAAGGTTCTACAGAAACAGGTCATACTGAGGAAGAAAGAG AGAGATGTGATGGTAGAGAGGAGTGTGTTGCTGAAGGGACTGCAGCATCCATTCCTGGTGGGGCTCCACTTCTCCTTCCAGACCTCTCACACTCTCTTCTTCGTACTGGACTACATCAATGGAGGAGAGTTGTTCTACCATCTCCAGAGGGAGGGAGCCTTCCCAGAGCCCAGAGCAACATTCTACTCTGCAGAGATGGCCTCAGCCCTGGGCTACCTCCACTCCCTCAACATAGCctacag AGACCTGAAGCCAGAGAACATCCTATTGGACAGTGGAGGTCATGTGGTTCTGACAGATTTTGGGCTGTGTAAAGAGGGTGTGTCTGTGGGTGGGACTATGCAAACGTTCTGTGGAACCCCTGAGTATCTGGCGCCAGAGGTGCTGTTAGGTCACGCCTACAGTGGAGTAGTGGACTGGTGGGGGCTGGGGAGTGTACTTTATGAGATGCTTCATGGACTG ccCCCATTCTACAGTCGCAGTAAGGCCGAGATGTTTGAGAACATCCTTCACGCCCCCCTGCAGCTCCATAGAAGTGTGTCCCAGTCTGCCCGGTCTCTGCTGCAGGGCCTGCTGGAGAGAGACTGTACCAAACGCCTTAGGGGGGAACAGGACCTT GCTGAGCTGCAGGGCCACACCTTCTTCCTGTCCATCAACTGGGATGACTTGCTAGCCAGGAAAGTCCCTCCCCCATTCATTCCCAAcctgatgagt TGGTACTATCACTGTCCATAA
- the LOC120031477 gene encoding transmembrane protein 244-like: MIGSVCFGAFRLDHFDGLIPFDFKTEPTNLESNSKYLVNLLSMELTYFCSGLLFAAVVRRWVWDYALTVTLLHVLLTSLVMLEFPLVWQWWLALGSGLFLMICNGQLIAYFTCQSDQSYPTFNSY; encoded by the exons ATGATTGGGAGTGTGTGTTTCGGCGCGTTCAG GTTGGATCACTTTGATGGACTTATTCCCTTTGACTTTAAGACTGAACCAACCAATTTGGAGTCCAACTCCAAATACCTGG TGAACCTGCTGTCCATGGAGTTGACCTATTTCTGCAGTGGTCTGCTGTTTGCAGCCGTTGTGAGGAGATGGGTCTGGGACTACGCTCTCACAGTCACACTACTGCACGTACTGCTCACCAGCctgg tgatgTTGGAGTTTCCCTTGGTATGGCAGTGGTGGCTGGCCCTTG gCAGCGGGTTGTTTCTGATGATCTGTAACGGTCAGCTGATAGCTTACTTCACCTGCCAGAGTGACCAGAGTTACCCCACCTTCAACAGCTACtga